The Oncorhynchus keta strain PuntledgeMale-10-30-2019 chromosome 28, Oket_V2, whole genome shotgun sequence DNA segment TGGGGCAACTACAAGGGGCTCACAGAGTTGACTCCAGTAGTTTGACTCTATCGTACCATTTCATGATCACTGATACGGTCACAGTTGCTACTAAAGGCTATTCAGTTTGACCACTGGCTAGAAAATAATGATCAAGCAATGGTGTAGTAGAGTAGTGTATGTTTAATAACATACTGAAGAGAAATTTACAGTCAGAGAAATAAACAAATGATCAATGTGCATCTCCTTATAGTACATCCTACTCTTCTCCGGCTCCTGGTAGCACAATCTTGCTTGGGTCATAGTAGTTCTCCTCCATAAGAGGAAGGCCTGCAGCCTCCCTCTGTGTAATCAACCTTTCTGCTTCCCTCCTGGCCCACTGCCTCATACTGGTGAGAAAAAGACAGGCCAAAAAGATGAATGATCAATTATTGTGTTTGTGGTGATCAGTTATATCAAACATGTAAGATGTGTATGGGTTTGTTGGATGCTTGTttagaggttcagagatggagacaacataagtgaatttgtggaGTCCAGAAGGGTATCCTACgaagcaagctagatctactcagaGGTTTCTAAAGCTaaccagcttcagttagcttcacattccagctcaggcttcatccGTACTGCGATGGTAGATATTGCTCATCTAACTCAAGGAACATTTAAGTAGTCTCTCCTGTCTTATATTTGACGAGGTTGAAAcacttctgacaccatgttatGATCTTCGTCAGATATGACTGTACTGCAGAACACGAGCAAATGGCTCAGCTTCAAAATGTTAGTGATCAATTTAGTGATACCCGACCCCTGcccgtaccctagttattgatgaaaaaAACAGGCCCTAACCCAATGTATAATGTCGGAGTCAGGTAGCAGAGCTCTTATCAATGCACAGGCACCTTTTTCCCACTCCTATCGATACAAAAAGTCATACAAGTGTTACTGTGCTTGAAGTTTAAAATGCATTCTGTCATTactaaatgtgtaatgtgatattAACATTACtatttaacaaaaaaaaaaaaaatttgattAATAAAATACTCAATCAGTAGTCTTCGTCGTCAAATGAAGGGGATAATGACGCAACCTTTTCCAAAAACAAGACAATTTGTCTCCTCACGTCACTGCCTTTAACTGAAAAGGACTGGTTTCCGGTAGTTTGGTTTCCTCAAAGTAGTGTCTGGTTGACAAGCTTGATAGAGATGTTTCAAGACattcttctttaacctgtctcctccccttcatctacaatgattgaagtggatttaacaagtgacatcaatagctttcacctgaattcacctggtcagtctcatggaaagagcaggtgttctgtatgttttgtatactcagagtatatctactgtagctgggctTTTCAGTTCTCAGTTACTCTTTGTGAGAGCAAGTGACAGTGCAAGTAACAGGGATGTGCAGTGCAGCTTAAACATACCCATGGTCTGGCAAATAGTGGATGAAGGTACCTCCAACCACAATAGCCATTGAGATGCCAAAGAAGAAGGCCATCCTCATGTTCCACTCGTCAACGACAGGGTCCTGAGAGAACCCATGATAATCTCGATTCTGTAGAGATTTGAGAGAGATTGTTGTCATAGTTTCATGATACACCACTGTGAAGAaagtgttaactagctagctaatgtttcTAGCTAGTACTATCCCTGAATGCAGATAGTCCAAAaatatcaaggacaacaaccacccaagccttTGCCTGTCCACCCAGCTaccatccagaagacgaggtcagtacaagtgcatcaaagctgggaccgagagacctAAAAAAATAGCTTAtagctcaaggccatcagactgttaaacagccatcactaacacagagaggctgctgcctacatacagactcaatCATTGGCCacattaataaatggatcactagtcactttaataatgccactttagtaaggtttacatactcatctcatgtaaatactgtattttataccatcttgcctatgccgctcagacatcactcatccatatatttatatgtacatgcccaatttgtaagtcgctctggataagagcgtctgctaaatgacttaaatgtaaatgtatgttattccatccctttagatgcgtgtattaggtagttgtggaattgttcatgttactgcactgtcggaactagaagtgcaagcatttcgctccactcgcattaacatcggctaaccatgtgtatgtgaccaataacatttgatttagtACTGCAGCTAGCCACAATGTTTGACTGAAGGAATGCGTATCGTTATGTCAATAACTACAATGTATGAGAAAAATGTAAATAACAGATGAGCGCTAGAGAATGTTATTTACGTTTAGATTCAGGACCAACTCACCTTTTCGAACGCGCTGACCTCTGCGTGTCCATGACTTTCCTTGGCATGTGAAGGCTGCAAATCCGACACTGTGGCCGAACCAGCAGCACCCGAGGGTGGCGATTGAGATACGAACCGAGTCCCGCACACAAGATTAGTGCGAAAAAGGGGCAAGGCAGGCCCAAACCGTGACAACCGGGCGAGCATTTTGTCAGGTCAACACTTCGAGTCTCCGGAACCGGAATTGTTTCGCATTTTCTTCTTCAACTTGCGAGACAGCAGCAGAGAATTCCAATATATGGTATTGTCGCCACCTACAGGACGGGTTGGGAAAAGGGGGGATTGCAGTCTGCTGCCGTCACCAACCACGAACACAGCCCAGTGGGCAAAGTATAACGTCTTTTTATGACGCAATATTTTGGTGACAACTGGTTGAattaaaatgtatgtatttttaCTAACCAGAATACGACCAGTTGGTCATAATTAATATTATGTACCGGTCAAAGTTAAGACCTCATCATAACCTGGTAATGACCACCtgttgttacatttacattttaaatgtgtcatttagcagattatgttatccagagcgatttactcATACAATACTAGTGGTTAAAATTGTTTCCTCAAACCGTTGACATCTATGAAAAAATAAAAGTAATATACAAGAATAAGTAGGAACAGGAATAGTACTTAGGTAAATGTTAATTGACATGTTTTTCACCTGGCCTAAGAAATTACCAAAATTGCCCTTCATTACATAACAAGCACATACCCTACCTGCATTTGTCAAGGAAAATTAATTAAAGCATT contains these protein-coding regions:
- the LOC118360979 gene encoding NADH dehydrogenase [ubiquinone] 1 beta subcomplex subunit 11, mitochondrial-like yields the protein MLARLSRFGPALPLFRTNLVCGTRFVSQSPPSGAAGSATVSDLQPSHAKESHGHAEVSAFEKNRDYHGFSQDPVVDEWNMRMAFFFGISMAIVVGGTFIHYLPDHGMRQWARREAERLITQREAAGLPLMEENYYDPSKIVLPGAGEE